One Brassica oleracea var. oleracea cultivar TO1000 chromosome C7, BOL, whole genome shotgun sequence genomic window carries:
- the LOC106302202 gene encoding uncharacterized protein LOC106302202 isoform X2, protein MDSQKRSLGFLSLAFLFITCSSAEFLIHQVTEGRETENNSSYSLQSNLGVTRVWRDDRPSSKIVTIAGYSVIKGRGEPYESSVFEAAGYKWRLVLYVTGNKNDGGNGYISLYVRMEETESLPYGWEVNVDLKLFVHNPKQHKYLTVTDGAVKRFNAAKKEWGFGQLISLATFENTNQGYIVQDTCSFGAEILIVKLANQQEKVTFISNPPNNVFTWKILRFSNLEDKFYYSADFLVGDRYWRLGFNPKGSGGGRPHALPIFLYAQGFRPNAVATNTWGAVNLRLKNQRSSNHRQLYSAAWYPIRSGYGVGVNNIILMADLKDTSKGYLVNDAIIFEAEVVKVSVTNIAPV, encoded by the exons ATGGATAGTCAAAAAAGGAGTTTGGGTTTCTTATCTCTTGCTTTTCTCTTCATCACCTGCTCTTCTGCTGAGTTCCTCATTCACCAG GTCACAGAAGGCAGAGAAACAGAGAACAACAGTTCTTACAGTCTCCAGTCGAATCTTG GAGTGACAAGAGTGTGGAGAGATGATCGACCATCGAGTAAGATAGTGACAATAGCAGGCTACTCCGTGATTAAGGGGAGAGGAGAACCCTACGAATCCTCAGTTTTTGAAGCTGCTGGTTACAAATG GAGGTTGGTTTTGTACGTGACTGGTAATAAAAACGACGGTGGAAATGGCTATATATCACTTTACGTGAGGATGGAAGAGACCGAATCACTTCCATATGGTTGGGAAGTCAACGTTGATCTCAAACTCTTTGTCCACAACCCGAAACAACACAAGTACTTAACTGTCACTG ATGGGGCAGTGAAGCGATTTAACGCAGCGAAAAAAGAGTGGGGCTTCGGACAGTTGATTTCTCTTGCAACATTCGAAAACACGAACCAAGGATACATTGTGCAGGATACTTGTTCTTTTGGTGCTGAGATCCTCATCGTTAAACTGGCTAACCAACAAGAGAAAGTCACATTCATATCAAACCCACCAAATAATGTCTTCACTTGGAAGATTCTTCGATTCTCCAACTTGGAAGATAAATTCTACTATTCTGCTGATTTTCTCGTTGGAGACCGTTATTG GAGATTAGGGTTTAACCCGAAAGGGAGTGGAGGAGGCAGACCACATGCACTTCCAATCTTCTTATATGCTCAAGGCTTTAGGCCCAACGCAGTTGCTACAAACACTTGGGGTGCGGTTAATCTGCGGTTAAAGAACCAACGTAGCTCCAACCACAGGCAACTATATT CTGCAGCTTGGTACCCGATCAGAAGTGGTTATGGTGTTGGAGTGAACAATATCATATTGATGGCAGATTTAAAGGATACATCAAAAGGGTATTTGGTGAATGATGCCATTATCTTTGAAGCTGAAGTGGTTAAGGTCTCTGTGACCAACATCGCCCCTGTCTAG
- the LOC106304912 gene encoding sugar transport protein 8 translates to MAGGFVAFSGDSPAFQAKMTVYVFICVVIAAVGGLIFGYDIGISGGVTAMDDFLIKFFPAVYERKKQAHEDNYCKYDNQFLQLFTSSLYLAALVASFFASATCSKLGRKPTMQLASIFFLIGVGLASGAANMYMLIMGRILLGFGVGFGNQAVPLFLSEIAPARLRGGLNIVFQLMVTIGILIASVVNYFTSSIHPYGWRLALGGAGIPALILLFGSLLICETPTSLIERNKTEEGKATLKKIRGVEDVDEEYQSLVQACEFARQVKDPYRRLMKPESRPPLVIGLLLQLFQQFTGINAIMFYAPVLFQTVGFGNNAALLSAVITGSVNVLSTLVGIFLVDRTGRRFLLLQAAVQMLSCQLVIGIILAKDLGVKGTLGKTEAMIVVILVCVYVMGFAWSWGPLGWLIPSETFPLETRTEGYALAVSCNMFFTFVIAQAFLSMLCAMKSGIFFFFSAWIVVMGLFALFFVPETKGVSIDDIKDSVWKRHWYWKRFMRQEHDV, encoded by the exons ATGGCTGGTGGGTTTGTAGCGTTTAGTGGTGATTCCCCCGCCTTTCAGGCGAAGATGACTGTTTACGTCTTCATCTGTGTCGTTATCGCCGCTGTTGGTGGTTTGATCTTCGGTTATGATATTGGAATCTCTG GTGGAGTAACGGCGATGGACGATTTCTTGATAAAGTTTTTTCCAGCTGTGTACGAGAGGAAGAAGCAAGCACACGAGGATAACTACTGCAAGTACGACAACCAGTTCTTGCAGCTCTTCACCTCCTCTCTTTACCTCGCGGCACTCGTGGCCAGCTTCTTCGCCTCTGCCACATGCTCTAAGCTTGGCAGGAAACCCACAATGCAGTTAGCTTCCATCTTCTTCTTGATCGGCGTTGGCCTTGCCTCCGGAGCTGCTAACATGTACATGTTGATCATGGGCAGAATCTTGCTCGGCTTTGGCGTTGGCTTTGGTAATCAG GCCGTACCGCTTTTCTTATCAGAGATAGCTCCAGCGAGGCTTCGTGGAGGTCTCAACATTGTGTTCCAACTAATGGTTACAATAGGAATCCTTATCGCCAGCGTAGTCAACTACTTCACCTCTTCTATTCACCCTTACGGATGGCGACTCGCCCTCGGTGGCGCGGGGATTCCTGCCCTCATCCTCCTCTTCGGATCACTTCTCATCTGCGAAACACCAACGAGTCTCATCGAGCGGAACAAGACCGAGGAAGGCAAGGCAACGCTCAAGAAGATTAGAGGCGTCGAAGATGTTGATGAGGAGTATCAATCACTCGTCCAAGCTTGTGAGTTTGCGAGGCAGGTCAAGGACCCTTACAGGAGGCTGATGAAGCCCGAGAGCCGACCGCCTCTTGTCATCGGATTGTTGCTCCAGTTGTTCCAACAGTTCACTGGAATCAATGCCATCATGTTTTATGCCCCGGTTTTGTTTCAGACCGTAGGGTTCGGAAATAATGCAGCTTTGCTTTCGGCCGTTATTACAGGATCTGTTAATGTTCTCAGCACTTTGGTAGGGATTTTCTTAGTCGACAGAACCGGTCGGAGATTTCTCTTGCTCCAGGCTGCAGTCCAAATGCTCAGTTGCCAG TTGGTCATTGGAATCATTCTAGCCAAGGACCTAGGCGTGAAGGGTACTTTAGGTAAGACAGAAGCCATGATAGTGGTTATCTTGGTGTGTGTTTACGTGATGGGTTTCGCTTGGTCATGGGGACCATTAGGATGGCTGATCCCTAGCGAGACCTTTCCCTTGGAGACACGAACCGAAGGGTACGCATTGGCGGTGTCGTGCAACATGTTCTTCACGTTCGTGATTGCTCAGGCCTTCCTATCAATGCTTTGTGCGATGAAGTCAGGGATTTTCTTCTTCTTCAGTGCTTGGATCGTTGTGATGGGACTCTTTGCTTTGTTCTTCGTGCCAGAGACTAAAGGAGTCTCGATTGATGACATTAAGGATAGTGTTTGGAAGCGGCATTGGTACTGGAAGAGGTTTATGCGTCAGGAGCATGACGTGTAG